The Saccharomonospora cyanea NA-134 genome includes a region encoding these proteins:
- a CDS encoding type VII secretion-associated protein has product MTLRVAVDFGTSSTCVVASVNGREPQVVVVDGQPLMPSAVYAAQDGTVFVGQEAERQAAVDPSRFEPHPKRRIDEGELLLGDTVLSVVDVVHAVLRRAVSEARRIAGNVEVSLLVLTHPAEWGALRTRLLRQAAGRLAHEVALVPEPVAAAVYHAATFAPAEVNQERTVEFSGRPGDAMAVLDLGGGTVDVSVVRRAQLNGQNRFEVLATRGDPSFGGADIDQALLEHVGSLVSKADPAAWEQLVQGRELADRRRRRVLRQDVRGAKETLSRHAYTDVPMPPPFADAHVTREDLEQLVRTPLGRAAELARATIEEAGLRPQQLTAIFLVGGSSRIPMVSRLVHERTGVVPTSLDQPETVVARGALRAVQLLPDRTGVLPGTMAARFAGKTLPQSDHRTEVVAKPGGSPGQRGQQNVGRAPMPAPRAPGPASRPPAPRGPLLAPPSPPRGQPMPASSHAMPPPGQTGVRRRNRIAIAAVVTVLALVATVVALTLAIAEGGDQPESQGRTYAQYSYKFVAPDDWTQTGDNVEARQVVVKPQEAQTPADDDLVVVQEIVLPYDGGAQRQRLARELRELTSSNPGVYSDFSEHYEYADRDVIHYREDKPAATVHWYVLAHGTAQVSVGCQEAQVPARVRVACEQIVRTLEFTN; this is encoded by the coding sequence GTGACACTGCGGGTGGCGGTGGACTTCGGGACATCGAGCACCTGTGTCGTCGCATCGGTTAACGGCCGCGAACCTCAGGTCGTGGTCGTGGACGGGCAGCCGCTCATGCCCTCGGCGGTGTACGCCGCGCAGGACGGCACGGTCTTCGTGGGGCAGGAAGCCGAGCGACAGGCAGCTGTCGACCCGTCGCGGTTCGAGCCGCATCCGAAGCGGCGTATCGACGAGGGCGAGCTGCTCCTCGGTGACACGGTCCTGAGCGTGGTGGACGTCGTGCACGCCGTGTTGCGGCGCGCGGTGTCGGAGGCACGCCGGATCGCGGGAAACGTCGAGGTCTCGCTGCTGGTACTGACCCATCCCGCGGAGTGGGGTGCGCTGCGTACCCGGCTGCTGCGGCAGGCGGCAGGGCGGTTGGCCCACGAGGTCGCGTTGGTTCCGGAGCCGGTGGCGGCCGCCGTATACCACGCGGCGACGTTCGCTCCGGCTGAGGTGAACCAGGAGCGAACCGTCGAGTTCAGCGGCCGCCCCGGCGACGCCATGGCGGTGCTGGATCTCGGGGGCGGCACCGTCGACGTCAGCGTGGTACGGCGTGCGCAACTCAACGGGCAGAACCGGTTCGAGGTGCTGGCGACGCGTGGAGACCCGAGTTTCGGCGGTGCGGACATCGACCAAGCCCTGCTGGAACACGTCGGATCGCTGGTGTCCAAGGCCGACCCGGCTGCCTGGGAGCAGCTCGTGCAGGGACGCGAGCTGGCCGACCGGCGCCGCCGACGCGTGTTGAGGCAGGACGTTCGGGGCGCCAAGGAGACGTTGTCACGGCACGCGTACACCGACGTGCCGATGCCGCCGCCGTTCGCGGACGCTCACGTGACGCGTGAGGACCTGGAACAGCTTGTGCGGACGCCGTTGGGACGGGCCGCCGAACTCGCGAGAGCGACGATCGAGGAAGCGGGACTGCGCCCGCAGCAGTTGACAGCCATCTTCCTCGTCGGCGGGTCGAGCCGGATTCCGATGGTGTCGAGGCTCGTGCACGAGCGGACGGGAGTGGTCCCCACCTCGCTCGACCAGCCGGAAACCGTCGTCGCCCGCGGTGCACTGCGCGCGGTGCAGCTGCTGCCCGACCGGACGGGAGTGTTGCCGGGCACCATGGCCGCGCGTTTCGCGGGCAAAACGTTGCCGCAGAGCGATCACCGCACCGAAGTCGTGGCCAAGCCCGGGGGATCGCCGGGGCAGAGGGGTCAGCAGAACGTCGGCCGAGCGCCGATGCCCGCACCGAGGGCCCCCGGCCCCGCGAGCCGGCCACCTGCTCCGAGAGGACCACTGCTCGCGCCGCCGTCTCCGCCTCGGGGACAACCGATGCCGGCGTCGTCTCACGCCATGCCGCCGCCCGGGCAGACCGGTGTCCGGAGGCGGAACCGTATCGCGATCGCGGCCGTGGTGACCGTGTTGGCGCTCGTGGCCACCGTGGTGGCGTTGACGCTCGCCATCGCCGAAGGAGGCGACCAGCCGGAGTCACAGGGGCGCACCTACGCGCAGTACTCGTACAAGTTCGTCGCTCCGGACGACTGGACGCAGACGGGTGACAACGTCGAGGCCCGGCAGGTGGTCGTGAAGCCGCAGGAGGCCCAGACCCCCGCCGACGACGATCTCGTGGTGGTCCAGGAGATCGTGTTGCCGTACGACGGCGGGGCGCAACGACAGCGTTTGGCCCGCGAACTTCGTGAGCTGACGAGCTCGAACCCCGGCGTCTACTCCGACTTCTCGGAGCACTACGAGTACGCGGACCGCGACGTCATCCATTACCGGGAGGACAAACCCGCCGCCACGGTGCACTGGTACGTCCTCGCGCACGGCACCGCGCAGGTGAGCGTCGGTTGTCAGGAAGCGCAGGTGCCAGCGCGGGTCCGTGTCGCCTGCGAGCAGATCGTCCGCACGCTCGAGTTCACCAACTGA
- a CDS encoding WXG100 family type VII secretion target, translating into MAGGFTGTPEQFQQAYQDVDQIKASMDQNLNQLRSNIEATQAGWQGEAAKAFQNVMAAFDEKNRKLNEALANIGELLQQSGVKYQQAEEEQNAAISNIGNALGGL; encoded by the coding sequence ATGGCAGGCGGTTTCACCGGGACACCGGAGCAGTTCCAGCAGGCTTACCAGGACGTCGACCAGATCAAGGCGTCGATGGACCAGAACCTCAACCAGCTCCGCAGCAACATCGAGGCGACCCAGGCCGGCTGGCAGGGCGAGGCGGCGAAGGCCTTCCAGAACGTGATGGCCGCCTTCGACGAGAAGAACCGCAAGCTGAACGAGGCGCTCGCCAACATCGGTGAGCTGCTCCAGCAGTCCGGTGTGAAGTACCAGCAGGCGGAAGAGGAGCAGAACGCCGCGATCAGCAACATCGGCAACGCGCTCGGCGGCCTCTGA
- a CDS encoding WXG100 family type VII secretion target, with amino-acid sequence MPNGIVVDYATIHTAAEDCQRTGSELEALFEDLKSRLAPLVDSWSGDAMEAWQQCQNEWNQSLDEMKQVLAQIATALPQIADGYQSTDKSIQGMF; translated from the coding sequence ATGCCGAACGGCATCGTCGTTGATTACGCCACCATCCACACCGCGGCTGAGGACTGCCAGCGCACCGGTTCGGAGCTGGAGGCCCTGTTCGAGGACCTCAAGTCCCGGCTGGCCCCGCTCGTCGACTCCTGGAGCGGTGACGCCATGGAGGCGTGGCAGCAGTGCCAGAACGAGTGGAACCAGTCGCTCGACGAAATGAAGCAGGTCCTGGCTCAGATCGCCACCGCTCTGCCGCAGATCGCCGACGGCTACCAGTCCACCGACAAGAGCATCCAGGGCATGTTCTGA
- a CDS encoding DUF4333 domain-containing protein: MTQPPGAPQWWQPQGPQGPPSGQVPQQPHPYAAPPQATPAFGGSFASEYGGFGAFDGNSPAKRARSRKPWIIGATALVLLAGGGAAAWFSGVFSGDVLDQASLHEGVTTVLRESYGEHDVSNVSCPEDQQITTGHTFDCTVDVAGRQRTVSIRILNDKPQYEVGAPH, encoded by the coding sequence ATGACACAGCCACCCGGCGCGCCTCAGTGGTGGCAGCCGCAAGGCCCGCAGGGACCTCCCAGCGGGCAGGTCCCGCAACAGCCGCACCCCTACGCCGCGCCCCCGCAGGCGACTCCGGCGTTCGGAGGGTCCTTCGCGTCCGAGTACGGCGGGTTCGGTGCGTTCGACGGCAATTCGCCCGCGAAACGTGCCAGGTCACGCAAGCCGTGGATCATCGGGGCCACCGCGCTCGTGCTGTTGGCAGGTGGCGGAGCCGCCGCGTGGTTCAGCGGTGTCTTCTCCGGCGACGTGCTCGACCAGGCCTCACTGCATGAGGGCGTCACCACCGTCCTGCGGGAGAGTTACGGCGAGCACGACGTCAGCAACGTCAGCTGTCCGGAGGACCAGCAGATCACCACCGGGCACACGTTCGACTGCACGGTCGACGTGGCCGGCAGGCAGAGGACCGTCAGCATCCGCATCCTCAACGACAAGCCCCAGTACGAGGTCGGTGCGCCCCACTGA
- the rplM gene encoding 50S ribosomal protein L13, with product MPTYSPKPGDVTRAWHVIDAEDVVLGRLATEVATLLRGKHKPTYAPHVDTGDFVIIVNADKVALTGNKREQKFAYRHSGYPGGLRKRSFGELLETRPERLVEKVVKGMLPKNKLGRAQAKKLKVYAGPEHPHAAQKPQPHEITKIAQVTQ from the coding sequence TTGCCCACGTACAGCCCTAAGCCCGGCGATGTCACTCGTGCCTGGCACGTGATCGACGCCGAGGATGTCGTGCTCGGCCGGCTGGCGACCGAGGTCGCTACGCTGCTGCGCGGCAAGCACAAGCCCACCTACGCCCCGCACGTGGACACCGGTGACTTCGTCATCATCGTCAATGCTGACAAGGTGGCGCTCACCGGTAACAAGCGCGAGCAGAAGTTCGCGTACCGGCACAGCGGTTACCCCGGTGGTCTGCGTAAGCGCTCGTTCGGCGAGCTGCTCGAGACCCGCCCGGAGCGACTGGTCGAGAAGGTCGTGAAGGGCATGCTGCCGAAGAACAAGTTGGGCCGCGCCCAGGCGAAGAAGCTCAAGGTCTACGCCGGGCCGGAGCACCCTCACGCCGCGCAGAAGCCCCAGCCGCACGAGATCACCAAGATCGCTCAGGTGACCCAGTGA
- the rpsI gene encoding 30S ribosomal protein S9, with protein sequence MTSTETEAAYDAVVTSETPAAPKPSRAAGGTAQTVGRRKEAVVRVRMVPGSGEFKLNGKSLEEYFPNKVHQQLIREPLVTVEKPESFDIHANLDGGGISGQAGALRLAIARALAQIDGDDRPALKKAGFLTRDARATERKKYGLKKARKAPQYSKR encoded by the coding sequence GTGACCAGCACCGAGACCGAGGCCGCCTACGACGCGGTCGTGACCAGCGAGACGCCTGCCGCACCGAAGCCGTCTCGGGCTGCCGGTGGTACCGCGCAGACGGTCGGCCGTCGCAAGGAGGCGGTCGTCCGGGTGCGCATGGTTCCCGGTAGCGGCGAGTTCAAGCTCAACGGCAAGAGCCTCGAGGAGTACTTCCCGAACAAGGTTCACCAGCAGCTGATCCGCGAGCCGCTGGTCACCGTCGAGAAGCCCGAGTCGTTCGACATCCACGCCAACCTCGACGGTGGCGGGATCTCCGGCCAGGCAGGCGCGCTCCGGCTCGCCATCGCGCGGGCGCTCGCCCAGATCGACGGCGACGACCGCCCCGCGCTGAAGAAGGCCGGGTTCCTGACGCGTGACGCTCGTGCCACCGAGCGTAAGAAGTACGGTCTCAAGAAGGCCCGCAAGGCGCCGCAGTACAGCAAGCGCTGA
- the glmM gene encoding phosphoglucosamine mutase has product MARLFGTDGVRGLANDELTPELALAVAASSARVLAAHDRSHRPLAVVGRDPRASGEMLEAAVVAGLTSAGADVLRLGVLPTPAVAHLVTELSADLGVMISASHNPMPDNGIKLFGEGGHKLPDGIEDEIQLGLNAPGPRPTGAQIGRVSDVTDAVDRYVAHLLDTTPTSLAGLRIVVDCANGASSVAAPEAYRKAGAEVIALHAEPDGVNINDGCGSTHPEVLAAAVVEHGADLGIAHDGDADRCLAVDADGRLVDGDQIMAVLAVGMAEAGELAGDTLVATVMSNLGLHLAMKEHGITVRTTAVGDRYVLEELRAGGYALGGEQSGHVVLPEYATTGDGLLTALRLLSRMSETGRSLRELAAVMRRLPQVLVNVPVTDKNTVADAPAVKDAVASVTAELGDEGRVLLRPSGTEQLIRVMVEAPDADTAQVAADRLAGVVASVG; this is encoded by the coding sequence ATGGCTCGCCTATTCGGCACGGACGGGGTTCGCGGCCTCGCCAACGACGAGCTCACCCCCGAGCTGGCTCTGGCGGTCGCCGCCAGTTCGGCGCGGGTGCTCGCCGCCCACGACCGCTCCCACCGGCCGTTGGCGGTCGTCGGCAGGGACCCGAGGGCGAGCGGTGAAATGCTGGAGGCTGCCGTTGTCGCCGGGCTGACGTCGGCGGGCGCGGACGTGCTGCGGTTGGGTGTCCTCCCCACACCTGCGGTCGCTCATCTTGTCACCGAGCTGTCCGCCGACCTCGGTGTGATGATCTCGGCCTCCCACAATCCGATGCCCGACAACGGCATCAAGCTGTTCGGTGAGGGCGGGCACAAGCTGCCCGACGGCATCGAGGACGAGATTCAACTCGGGTTGAACGCGCCGGGGCCCCGTCCGACCGGTGCCCAGATCGGCCGCGTCTCGGACGTCACCGACGCCGTCGACCGCTACGTCGCCCACCTGCTGGACACCACACCGACGTCGCTGGCCGGTCTCCGCATCGTCGTGGACTGCGCCAACGGCGCGTCCTCCGTCGCCGCCCCCGAGGCGTACCGGAAAGCGGGCGCGGAGGTGATCGCCCTCCATGCCGAACCGGATGGCGTGAACATCAACGACGGGTGCGGTTCCACACACCCTGAGGTCCTGGCTGCCGCGGTGGTGGAGCACGGCGCCGACCTGGGTATCGCCCACGACGGCGACGCGGACCGCTGCCTCGCGGTGGACGCCGACGGCCGCCTCGTCGACGGCGACCAGATCATGGCCGTCCTCGCCGTCGGCATGGCCGAGGCGGGCGAGCTTGCCGGTGACACTCTCGTCGCCACGGTGATGAGCAACCTCGGTCTGCACCTGGCGATGAAGGAGCACGGGATCACGGTGCGCACCACGGCGGTCGGCGACCGTTACGTTCTCGAGGAGTTGCGGGCCGGTGGCTACGCGCTCGGTGGGGAGCAGTCAGGGCACGTCGTGTTGCCGGAGTACGCCACCACCGGTGACGGCCTGCTCACCGCGTTGCGGCTGCTGAGTCGGATGTCGGAGACCGGCAGGTCGCTGCGTGAACTGGCGGCGGTGATGCGCAGGTTGCCGCAGGTGCTGGTCAACGTACCGGTCACGGACAAGAACACCGTGGCTGACGCGCCCGCGGTGAAGGACGCCGTTGCGTCGGTGACGGCCGAACTGGGTGACGAGGGCAGGGTGCTCCTGCGCCCGTCGGGAACCGAACAGCTGATCAGGGTGATGGTGGAGGCCCCGGACGCCGACACCGCGCAGGTGGCCGCCGACCGGCTCGCCGGTGTCGTCGCCTCGGTGGGGTGA